In Thunnus maccoyii chromosome 3, fThuMac1.1, whole genome shotgun sequence, the following proteins share a genomic window:
- the LOC121890481 gene encoding telomeric repeat-binding factor 2-interacting protein 1 isoform X1 has translation MPSKQQDVAKHNIFSVLFMTVEGEPMSFYLRPGPVKRKLQPLITAGGGLLCNVQQPGAILLIDPEERDSIPESTAHWYVSTKYIHDCIEKEEQLNLEDYRLNPDVVQKQSPRLSNRKDVSPPGLGGRVAYTPEEDDAILSYVSKHKTEIGGNRLWQQMEKQRVTSHSWQSMKYRYRVRLAKKQSEIEEVETTKEETKEEEDQDTEDAAPPQTHSETTDLTQIDAESTQPENSTEAQTSSSPQPEEPHVNPQIESIPAESTEPKTDASQTTISPQKENVPEDSQPAQPEPLPSTSSTKKPKEKEKASPQLVRPQRRSTRRQLELEETPYSKKLRSASTSSEQPLSSPQPSKKTKSAVKPASQKDITADEPPPKRTRGKSGATAAESQQEESVQATVSETVQADEESDSVPQTGEKKKLKRKLGILELATKEFEDESEPEDEAPHLQNPAETAALQPKSTDPLLPSSDTVVDAASSQSNPEPGPSLQESVQEAQASSSNRLPETSCPQHAAAEPAAAEPAAAEPAAAEPAAAEPAAAEPAASEPAASEPAASEPAASEPAASEPAAAKPAAAKAVQATSKAHLFIFDNESQEEDSQSVLSHSTAAKPQPTVNNEAALSLTQVQLEEDKQRIRELISQTKQDLVCVTKALLRTSGDSSAALDLLLNPSSSSGPFWNRCDDDLLLSADPAAHRQLQEKYGEEGVAKRIVFLEVDG, from the exons ATGCCGTCCAAACAGCAGGATGTGGCCAAACATAATATCTTTTCAGTTCTCTTCATGACCGTGGAGGGTGAACCCATGTCTTTCTATCTACGACCGGGTCCTGTCAAGCGCAAGCTCCAGCCGCTCATCACAGCTGGGGGAGGCCTGTTGTGCAATGTGCAGCAGCCCGGAGCAATTTTACTGATTGACCCGGAGGAAAGAGACTCTATTCCTGAAAGTACTGCTCACTG GTACGTGTCCACCAAGTACATCCACGACTGTATTGAGAAGGAAGAACAGCTGAATTTAGAGGACTACAGGTTAAATCCTGACGTAGTCCAGAAACAATCTCCTAGACTCAGCAACAGAAAAGATGTCTCACCACCTGGACTAGGAG GCAGGGTGGCTTACACCCCTGAAGAAGACGACGCCATTTTGAGTTATGTCAGCAAACACAAGACAGAGATTGGTGGGAACCGGCTTTGGCAACAGATGGAAAAGCAGCGTGTGACCAGTCACAGTTGGCAGTCAATGAAATATCGTTACAGAGTACGACTGGCTAAGAAACAGTCAGAGATCGAGGAGGTGGAAACAACAAAGGAAGAGACCAAG GAAGAGGAAGATCAAGACACAGAAGACGCTGCTCCTCCACAGACACATTCAGAGACAACAGATCTAACACAG ATAGATGCTGAAAGCACGCAACCAGAAAACTCCacagaagctcaaacatccagctcTCCCCAACCTGAGGAGCCTCACGTGAACCCACAGATAGAATCCATTCCAGCTGAGAGCACAGAACCAAAAACAGATGCATCACAAACAACCATTTCCCcccaaaaagaaaatgtgccAGAGGACTCCCAACCAGCTCAACCTGAGCCCCTGCCCAGCACTTCCTCtacaaaaaagccaaaagagaaggagaaggccTCCCCCCAGCTGGTCCGACCGCAGCGCCGTTCAACACGCAGGCAGCTTGAGCTTGAGGAGACACCTTACAGCAAAAAACTCAGATCAGCATCAACTTCCTCTGAACAACCATTGTCATCTCCCCAGCCATCAAAGAAAACTAAATCAGCAGTTAAGCCTGCTTCTCAAAAAGACATAACAGCAGACGAGCCGCCTCCTAAGAGAACCAGAGGAAAGAGTGGGGCAACAGCGGCAGAGAGTCAACAGGAGGAGAGTGTACAGGCTACTGTCTCTGAAACAGTGCAAGCAG ATGAAGAATCTGACTCAGTGccacagacaggagagaagaaaaaactaaaGAGGAAGTTGGGGATCCTTGAATTGGCTACAAAGGAGTTTGAAGATGAAAGTGAG CCTGAGGATGAAGCTCCACATCTCCAAAACCCAGCTGAAACAGCAGCGCTACAACCCAAATCGACAGATCCCCTCCTGCCCTCTTCAGACACAGTTGTGGATGCTGCTTCCTCACAGTCCAACCCTGAGCCTGGACCCAGCCTTCAGGAGTCTGTGCAAGAGGCCCAGGCCTCCAGCAGCAACCGCCTACCAGAGACAAGTTGTCCTCAGCATGCAGCTGCTGAACCTGCAGCCGCTGAGCCTGCAGCCGCTGAGCCTGCAGCCGCTGAGCCTGCAGCCGCTGAGCCTGCAGCCGCTGAGCCTGCAGCCTCTGAACCTGCAGCCTCTGAACCTGCAGCCTCTGAACCTGCAGCGTCTGAACCTGCAGCCTCTGAGCCTGCAGCTGCCAAGCCTGCAGCTGCCAAGGCTGTCCAGGCCACCTCCAAGGCCCACCTCTTCATATTTGACAATGAATCTCAGGAAGAAGACTCTCAGTCAGTTCTTAGTCACAGCACAGCAGCCAAGCCACAGCCAACAGTAAACAACGAAGCTGCACTTTCACTGACTCAGGTCCAGTTAGAAGAGGACAAGCAGCGAATCAGAGAGCTGATAAGCCAGACGAAGCAG GACTTAGTTTGTGTGACTAAAGCCCTATTGAGGACCAGTGGAGATTCCTCTGCGGCGCTGGATCTGCTTTTGAATCCTTCCTCTAGTTCGGGACCTTTTTGGAATCGCTGTGATGACGATCTTTTGCTCTCAGCTGATCCCGCGGCCCACCGGCAGCTGCAGGAGAAATACGGTGAGGAGGGCGTGGCCAAAAGAATAGTGTTCCTTGAGGTAGACGGATGA
- the LOC121890481 gene encoding telomeric repeat-binding factor 2-interacting protein 1 isoform X2: MPSKQQDVAKHNIFSVLFMTVEGEPMSFYLRPGPVKRKLQPLITAGGGLLCNVQQPGAILLIDPEERDSIPESTAHWYVSTKYIHDCIEKEEQLNLEDYRLNPDVVQKQSPRLSNRKDVSPPGLGGRVAYTPEEDDAILSYVSKHKTEIGGNRLWQQMEKQRVTSHSWQSMKYRYRVRLAKKQSEIEEVETTKEETKEEEDQDTEDAAPPQTHSETTDLTQIDAESTQPENSTEAQTSSSPQPEEPHVNPQIESIPAESTEPKTDASQTTISPQKENVPEDSQPAQPEPLPSTSSTKKPKEKEKASPQLVRPQRRSTRRQLELEETPYSKKLRSASTSSEQPLSSPQPSKKTKSAVKPASQKDITADEPPPKRTRGKSGATAAESQQEESVQATVSETVQAESDSVPQTGEKKKLKRKLGILELATKEFEDESEPEDEAPHLQNPAETAALQPKSTDPLLPSSDTVVDAASSQSNPEPGPSLQESVQEAQASSSNRLPETSCPQHAAAEPAAAEPAAAEPAAAEPAAAEPAAAEPAASEPAASEPAASEPAASEPAASEPAAAKPAAAKAVQATSKAHLFIFDNESQEEDSQSVLSHSTAAKPQPTVNNEAALSLTQVQLEEDKQRIRELISQTKQDLVCVTKALLRTSGDSSAALDLLLNPSSSSGPFWNRCDDDLLLSADPAAHRQLQEKYGEEGVAKRIVFLEVDG, translated from the exons ATGCCGTCCAAACAGCAGGATGTGGCCAAACATAATATCTTTTCAGTTCTCTTCATGACCGTGGAGGGTGAACCCATGTCTTTCTATCTACGACCGGGTCCTGTCAAGCGCAAGCTCCAGCCGCTCATCACAGCTGGGGGAGGCCTGTTGTGCAATGTGCAGCAGCCCGGAGCAATTTTACTGATTGACCCGGAGGAAAGAGACTCTATTCCTGAAAGTACTGCTCACTG GTACGTGTCCACCAAGTACATCCACGACTGTATTGAGAAGGAAGAACAGCTGAATTTAGAGGACTACAGGTTAAATCCTGACGTAGTCCAGAAACAATCTCCTAGACTCAGCAACAGAAAAGATGTCTCACCACCTGGACTAGGAG GCAGGGTGGCTTACACCCCTGAAGAAGACGACGCCATTTTGAGTTATGTCAGCAAACACAAGACAGAGATTGGTGGGAACCGGCTTTGGCAACAGATGGAAAAGCAGCGTGTGACCAGTCACAGTTGGCAGTCAATGAAATATCGTTACAGAGTACGACTGGCTAAGAAACAGTCAGAGATCGAGGAGGTGGAAACAACAAAGGAAGAGACCAAG GAAGAGGAAGATCAAGACACAGAAGACGCTGCTCCTCCACAGACACATTCAGAGACAACAGATCTAACACAG ATAGATGCTGAAAGCACGCAACCAGAAAACTCCacagaagctcaaacatccagctcTCCCCAACCTGAGGAGCCTCACGTGAACCCACAGATAGAATCCATTCCAGCTGAGAGCACAGAACCAAAAACAGATGCATCACAAACAACCATTTCCCcccaaaaagaaaatgtgccAGAGGACTCCCAACCAGCTCAACCTGAGCCCCTGCCCAGCACTTCCTCtacaaaaaagccaaaagagaaggagaaggccTCCCCCCAGCTGGTCCGACCGCAGCGCCGTTCAACACGCAGGCAGCTTGAGCTTGAGGAGACACCTTACAGCAAAAAACTCAGATCAGCATCAACTTCCTCTGAACAACCATTGTCATCTCCCCAGCCATCAAAGAAAACTAAATCAGCAGTTAAGCCTGCTTCTCAAAAAGACATAACAGCAGACGAGCCGCCTCCTAAGAGAACCAGAGGAAAGAGTGGGGCAACAGCGGCAGAGAGTCAACAGGAGGAGAGTGTACAGGCTACTGTCTCTGAAACAGTGCAAGCAG AATCTGACTCAGTGccacagacaggagagaagaaaaaactaaaGAGGAAGTTGGGGATCCTTGAATTGGCTACAAAGGAGTTTGAAGATGAAAGTGAG CCTGAGGATGAAGCTCCACATCTCCAAAACCCAGCTGAAACAGCAGCGCTACAACCCAAATCGACAGATCCCCTCCTGCCCTCTTCAGACACAGTTGTGGATGCTGCTTCCTCACAGTCCAACCCTGAGCCTGGACCCAGCCTTCAGGAGTCTGTGCAAGAGGCCCAGGCCTCCAGCAGCAACCGCCTACCAGAGACAAGTTGTCCTCAGCATGCAGCTGCTGAACCTGCAGCCGCTGAGCCTGCAGCCGCTGAGCCTGCAGCCGCTGAGCCTGCAGCCGCTGAGCCTGCAGCCGCTGAGCCTGCAGCCTCTGAACCTGCAGCCTCTGAACCTGCAGCCTCTGAACCTGCAGCGTCTGAACCTGCAGCCTCTGAGCCTGCAGCTGCCAAGCCTGCAGCTGCCAAGGCTGTCCAGGCCACCTCCAAGGCCCACCTCTTCATATTTGACAATGAATCTCAGGAAGAAGACTCTCAGTCAGTTCTTAGTCACAGCACAGCAGCCAAGCCACAGCCAACAGTAAACAACGAAGCTGCACTTTCACTGACTCAGGTCCAGTTAGAAGAGGACAAGCAGCGAATCAGAGAGCTGATAAGCCAGACGAAGCAG GACTTAGTTTGTGTGACTAAAGCCCTATTGAGGACCAGTGGAGATTCCTCTGCGGCGCTGGATCTGCTTTTGAATCCTTCCTCTAGTTCGGGACCTTTTTGGAATCGCTGTGATGACGATCTTTTGCTCTCAGCTGATCCCGCGGCCCACCGGCAGCTGCAGGAGAAATACGGTGAGGAGGGCGTGGCCAAAAGAATAGTGTTCCTTGAGGTAGACGGATGA